The Rissa tridactyla isolate bRisTri1 chromosome 6, bRisTri1.patW.cur.20221130, whole genome shotgun sequence genome includes a region encoding these proteins:
- the STOX1 gene encoding storkhead-box protein 1 — protein MFSPDHLGDVIPVLMNRLSQSRSISLSEEICHTISDMNADHVMVTQETLMEQLVKNYPGIVVPSYSILYNILGTLIKERKIYHTGEGYFIVTHNTYFITNDATEDNRRVLLEDSCCCSSSSVTYLVNIERCADLVKENIPKVSCYRSCHCFPDKNVLREKRHRQLMNREPSGGGKKGCSELKPSIQTQGISTSAQNHPWDTTKSLTSAKEKLKSKRFGLGLFWRSASTKEKLKEYSTFSDQFPPKEWPVRDEDDLDNIPRDVEHEIIKRINPTLTIDNLIKHTILMQKSEEQKKYISKGTLAEASTLRQNYLSKDCVQKTRSKHSRKTKSNKEKQISRSNRKSHVHELTSQNEKLDENLSLLIRNQKPSDVAVESHVIYKKQIKNPFQGLSWTHNFYAKAYKGTINSQLKSRTRKQERALQRPQSLESSKTSEYETEQLATEMQAGKAEQNKLLHANRSALQLKKGNLSENFSYLHGSTWQIDSKDKYFLESNISEENTYRRTVKKNPGDSKKSPHSYTGENGVCKEDAKFSLHLKDEYRRCKADTVCELLDQTENEFQNVHLSNYSSNANLVKKTGVTYRQKIDKKSELIFKYDCASHPGSMKLESEGFTENCHLLYQKAHDGDTCSLLHLDDSFKGSEPPHLPPGYARSDTRDGSTAVQNLGTATCLKNCKVNTYPAQYNTTVNKHDSGEHGYKESASLAESIDGSKEHPKTDFAEESCLYSQVTPIGHRKEEETGLTECVKGSSVADFCHTNEADSDADTLQNFTYEMGEVVACCDLGSQTNQTRNPLGKKDLVFNNACTVIPGQKHSEGTENHSITGDSGIDSPRWTEKKMKFPAKF, from the exons GCATTGTAGTTCCCTCCTACAGTATCTTATATAATATCCTTGGCACTCtaatcaaagaaaggaaaatctatCATACGGGAGAAGGATACTTCATTGTCACTCACAACACATACTTTATCACAAATGATGCCACAGAAGACAATAGAAGGGTCCTGCTGGAGGACAGTTGCTGCTGTTCATCGTCTTCCGTCACTTACCTGGTAAACATTGAGCGCTGTGCCGACCtagtgaaagaaaatattcctaAAGTATCCTGTTACAGGTCCTGCCATTGTTTCCCTGACAAGAATGTGCTCCGTGAAAAAAGACATCGGCAGCTAATGAACCGTGAACCTAGTGGAGGAGGTAAGAAAGGCTGCAGTGAATTGAAGCCTTCAATTCAAACTCAAGGGATCTCCACATCTGCTCAAAACCATCCCTGGGACACCACCAAATCCCTGACATCTgcgaaagagaaactgaaaagcaaaaggtTTGGCCTTGGCCTTTTCTGGAGAAGTGCTTCTACAAAAGAAAAACTTAAGGAGTACTCCACTTTTTCAGACCAGTTTCCTCCCAAGGAGTGGCCTGTCAGGGATGAAGATGACTTAGATAACATTCCACGTGATGTTGAACATGAAATCATCAAGCGTATTAACCCTACTCTTACCATTGATAATTTGATTAAACACACAATACTAATGCAGAagtctgaagagcagaaaaaatatatCAGTAAGGGTACCTTGGCTGAAGCATCAACACTCAGGCAAAACTATCTTTCAAAGGATTGTGTTCAAAAGACACGAAgtaaacacagcaggaaaaccaaatcaaacaaagAGAAGCAGATTAGCAGAAGCAACAGGAAATCTCATGTCCATGAGCTAACATCCCAAAATGAGAAACTGGATGAGAACCTTTCACTGCTGATCAGAAACCAAAAGCCATCTGATGTAGCAGTAGAATCCCATGTCatatataaaaaacaaattaagaaccCTTTTCAGGGTCTGTCATGGACACACAACTTTTATGCAAAAGCGTACAAAGGTACTATTAACAGTCAGCTGAAGTCCAGGACTCGAAAGCAAGAAAGGGCTTTACAAAGGCCACAGTCCTTGGAGTCCTCAAAAACCTCTGAATATGAAACTGAACAGCTGGCTACTGAAATGCAGGCtggcaaagcagagcaaaacaaactACTCCATGCTAATAGGTCTGCTCTCCAActaaagaaaggaaatttaaGTGAAAACTTTAGTTATCTGCATGGCAGTACTTGGCAAATAGATAGTAAAGACAAATACTTTCTGGAGAgtaatatttctgaagaaaacacctacagaagaacagtaaaaaaaaatcctggggaTAGTAAAAAATCCCCTCACTCCTACACTGGAGAGAATGGTGTGTGCAAAGAAGATGCAAAATTTTCACTACATCTGAAAGATGAGTATCGCAGGTGCAAAGCTGACACTGTGTGTGAGTTATTAgatcaaacagaaaatgaattccAAAATGTCCATCTTTCAAATTATTCATCCAATGCTAACCTGGTAAAAAAAACTGGTGTGACATACAGACAAAAGATTGATAAAAAGAGTGAACTTATATTTAAATATGACTGTGCCAGCCATCCTGGATCAATGAAGCTGGAAAGTGAAGGATTTACTGAGAACTGCCATCTCCTCTACCAAAAAGCACATGATGGTGACACCTGTAGCTTGTTACATCTTGATGACAGTTTTAAAGGCAGTGAACCACCTCACCTGCCTCCTGGATATGCTCGTTCAGATACAAGAGACGGGAGTACAGCTGTGCAAAACCTGGGGACAGCTACATGCCTGAAAAACTGTAAGGTTAATACTTATCCTGCCCAGTACAACACAACTGTAAATAAACATGACTCTGGAGAGCACGGATATAAGGAAAGTGCTAGTTTGGCAGAGTCAATAGATGGCTCAAAAGAGCATCCAAAAACAGATTTCGCAGAAGAAAGCTGTTTGTACAGTCAGGTTACTCCGATAGGtcacagaaaggaagaagaaactggCCTTACTGAATGTGTGAAGGGTTCATCTGTAGCAGATTTCTGCCACACTAATGAGGCTGACTCAGATGCTGACACTTTGCAGAACTTCACTTATGAGATGGGTGAAGTAGTGGCGTGCTGTGATTTGGGCTCACAgaccaaccaaacaagaaaccCGCTGGGTAAAAAAGATCTGGTTTTTAACAATGCATGTACTGTGATACCAGGACAGAAACACTCGGAAGGGACAGAAAACCACAGCATTACAGGAGACAGTGGAATTGACTCCCCAAG ATGGACTGAAAAGAAGATGAAGTTTCCTGCCAAATTTTGA
- the LOC128911009 gene encoding nucleolar RNA helicase 2-like, with translation MGGVWCRPARLAFPAARAAAVAAAPLSARRRLCWLPGGAGPLLAATAVAVLPRRPVRPPDAPHFLRAGAGRGSWGCRGETSSSSSSAVAQLAGEQPSAMPAAVPADSPAEPQAPAGAESLRRGRRRKAKEETQEKKVKRRRKAEGEQAQPEESGLGDGDLDPPLPKKTKKIKGKSNGLAGESDGSQHTGKPSSAASNGVTSLVGQSVSGEAAAGEQDSDAEELTEEAKEGAFSNFPLSQNTINLLNARGVKYLFPVQVKTFQPIYDGKDLIAQARTGTGKTYSFVLPLIEKLQSVSQDGRRGRAPKVLVLVPTRELATQVAKDFKNLTKKLSVACFYGGTPYKEQLDLLKSGIDILVGTPGRIKDHIQNNKLELSSVKHVVLDEVDHMLDMGFAEQVEEILGFAYKKGSENNPQTLLFSATCPRWVYDVAKKYMKDEYEQIDLIGKKTQRTATTVEHLAIQCRSSQRAGVLGDIIQVYSGSHGRTIVFCETKKEANELAMNASLKQDAQSLHGDIPQKQREITLKGFRNGVFEVLIATNVAARGLDIPEVDLVIQCSPPKDVDSYIHRSGRTGRAGRTGICICLFQRREEDLLKQVEHKAGITFKRIGVPSATDVIKASSNDAKKLLEAIPPSAVDYFRKSAQELIDEKGAVAALAAALAHISGASYIQQRSLLNSSAGFVTMVLKCSIEMRTMSYAWRGLKEQLGEEVDAKVSAMRFLKGKTGVCFDIPVDELSNIQEQWRDTRRWQLSVAKELPELEEYPQEAGRGFSRFGNGRQGDGGFKRNSWFKNGNRGHDFNKSLD, from the exons ATGGGCGGCGTGTGGTGCCGGCCGGCGCGCCTCGCCTTCCCCgcggcccgggcggcggcggtaGCGGCCGCCCCGCTCAGCGCTCGGCGGCGGCTGTGCTggctgcccggcggggcgggcccgcTGCTGGCGGCGACGGCGGTGGCGGTGCTGCCCCGCCGCCCGGTCCGCCCGCCGGACGCGCCCCACTTCCTGCGcgccggggcggggcgcggcTCCTGGGGTTGCCGCGGCgagaccagcagcagcagcagcagcgccgtCGCCCAGCTCGCCGGGGAGCAGCCGTCCGCCATGCCCGCCGCCGTGCCTGCCGACAGCCCCGCCGAGCCGCAGGCTCCGGCGGGCGCCGAGTCCCTCCGCCGCGGTCGCCGGCGGAAGGCCAAG GAGGAGACCCAGGAGAAGAAGGTGAAGCGGCGCAGGAAGGCCGAGGGCGAGCAGGCCCAACCTGAGGAGAGTGGGCTGGGCGACGGTGACCTTGACCCCCCCCTGCcgaagaagacaaaaaaaatcaaggggaagAGCAACGGTCTGGCTGGAGAGAGCGACGGCTCCCAGCATACGGGGAAACCTTCCTCTGCTGCAAGCAATGGCGTGACATCCCTGGTGGGCCAGAGCGTGTCCGGTGAGGCAGCGGCTGGAGAGCAGGACAGCGATGCAGAG GAGCTGACAGAAGAAGCAAAAGAAGGCGCCTTCTCCAATTTTCCTCTCTCACAAAACACCATCAATCTTCTCAACG CTCGAGGTGTAAAATACCTGTTCCCTGTGCAAGTGAAGACTTTTCAACCCATATATGATGGCAAAGACCTAATTGCTCAAGCTCGAACAGGAACCGGGAAAACCTATTCTTTTGTTCTTCCACTGATTGAAAAACTTCAGAGTGTCTCGCAAGATGGGAGAAGAGGCCGTGCGCCAAAG GTGCTGGTTCTTGTTCCAACCAGGGAACTGGCCACTCAGGTAGCCAAAGACTTCAAGAATCTCACCAAGAAACTGTCAGTGGCTTGTTTTTATGGAGGAACACCGTACAAAGAACAGC TTGATCTCCTTAAAAGTGGCATTGATATTCTAGTGGGAACACCTGGACGGATCAAAGACCACATTCAGAATAACAAGCTGGAACTTTCCAGCGTGAAGCATGTTGTTTTGGATGAAGTTGATCACATGTTAGACATGGGCTTTGCTGAACAAGTGGAAGAAATCTTAGGATTTGCTTATAAAAAAG GTTCTGAGAACAACCCCCAGACACTGCTGTTTTCTGCAACTTGTCCACGATGGGTATACGATGTagcaaaaaaatacatgaaagatgAATACGAGCAGATTGACCTGATTGGAAAGAAGACTCAAAGGACTGCCACGACTGTGGAA CATTTGGCCATACAGTGTCGCTCATCTCAGAGAGCAGGAGTTCTTGGGGATATCATTCAAGTCTACAGTGGCAGCCATGGGCGGACCATTGTCTTTTGTGAGACCAAGAAGGAAGCAAATGAGCTGGCTATGAATGCTTCGCTCAAACAG GATGCCCAGTCATTGCATGGTGACATTccacagaaacagagagaaattacATTAAAAGGCTTTAGAAATGGTGTGTTTGAAGTTCTGATCGCAACAAATGTAGCTGCCCGTGGTTTGGATATTCCTGAGGTTGACCTTGTTATACAGTGTTCACCACCAAAA GATGTTGATTCCTACATCCATCGTTCTGGACGTACGGGTCGAGCTGGCCGGACTGGGATCTGCATTTGTTTATTTCAGAGACGAGAAGAAGATCTTCTGAAACAAGTTGAGCACAAAGCG gGGATTACATTTAAGCGTATAGGTGTTCCCTCTGCTACAGATGTAATTAAAGCTTCAAGTAACGATGCCAAAAA GTTGTTGGAGGCCATTCCTCCTTCCGCAGTAGACTACTTCAGAAAATCTGCTCAAGAGCTCATAGACGAAAAAGGGGCGGTTGCTGCCCTGGCTGCGGCTCTAGCCCATATTTCTGGGGCATCTTACATACAACAGCGCTCCTTACTCAACTCAAGTGCG GGCTTTGTGACCATGGTGTTAAAGTGTTCAATAGAAATGCGTACCATGAGCTACGCCTGGAGAGGACTAAAAGAGCAGCTTGGTGAGGAAGTAGATGCCAAAGTATCCGCAATGCGTTTTCTCAAGGGGAAGACG gGGGTGTGCTTTGATATCCCTGTTGACGAACTGAGTAACATACAG GAACAGTGGAGGGACACCAGGCGATGGCAACTGTCGGTGGCAAAGGAATTGCCTGAGCTGGAAGAATACCCACAGGAGGCAGGACGAGGGTTCTCCAGGTTCGGAAATGGCAGGCAAGGTGACGGCGGCTTCAAGAGAAACAGCTGGTTTAAGAATGGAAACAGGGGACATGATTTTAACAAGTCACTTGATTAG
- the LOC128911534 gene encoding nucleolar RNA helicase 2-like yields the protein MPEATRFSASSSEAESDSECPMETESSLESSRRRRKKEKKEKKSKRREKSRRRKAPTDESEQSEDDTDSPKLKKSRSGVKQNGHTREESPENARLSSLSIKSTHKKRHSNSSETSSGDGDSDQDQEMTEEQKEGAFSNFSISKGTVQLLQARGVTYLFPVQVKTFDPVYSGKDVIAQARTGTGKTFSFAIPLIEKLQGDSQERRRGRPPKVLVLCPTRELANQVAKDFKDITRKLTVACFYGGTPYNGQIDLMRSGIDILVGTPGRIKDHLQNGKLDLTKVKHVVLDEVDQMLDMGFAEQVEDILRVAYKKDSEDNPQTLLFSATCPHWVYDVAKKYMKSRYEQIDLIGKRTQKAATTVEHLAIECHWSQRAAVIGDVIQVYSGSHGRTIVFCETKKEANELALNASIKQDCQSLHGDIPQKQREITLKGFRNGTFKVLVATNVAARGLDIPEVDLVVQSSPPKDVESYIHRSGRTGRAGRTGICICFYQRKEEHQLRYVEQKAGITFKRVGVPTATDIIKASSKDAIRCLDSVPHTAIEYFKESARWLIQEKGPVNALAAALAHISGATSIEQRSLLNSDAGFVTMILRCSEEINNMSYAWRRLRELLGDDVDRKVNRMCFLKGKMGVCFDVPAADQKEIESRWEDSKQWRLCVATELPELVESQRGGGGGGNGRSFSSSRNGRRGSSGRNRFRGRGQKRSFDRAFDR from the exons ATGCCCGAAGCCACCCGGTTTAGCGCCAGCAGTAGCGAGGCCGAGTCGGATTCCGAGTGCCCTATGGAGACTGAGTCATCTCTGGAGAGCAGCCGGCGGCGGCGCAAG aaggagaaaaaagagaagaagtcTAAACGCCGTGAGAAATCTCGGCGGAGAAAGGCACCGACGGATGAAAGTGAGCAGTCAGAGGATGACACTGATTCCCCAAAACTCAAGAAATCGCGGAGTGGGGTTAAGCAAAACGGTCACACGAGAGAGGAAAGCCCAGAGAATGCGAGATTGTCTTCTTTAAGCATTAAATCCACCCACAAAAAAAGGCACAGTAATTCCAGTGAAACATCGAGTGGTGATGGTGACAGTGACCAAGACCAG GAGATgactgaagaacagaaagaggGTGCTTTCTCCAATTTTTCTATTTCCAAAGGGACTGTTCAGCTCCTTCAAG CTCGAGGAGTGACGTACCTGTTTCCCGTGCAAGTGAAGACTTTCGACCCAGTATATTCTGGCAAAGATGTAATTGCTCAGGCACGAACTGGAACAGGGAAAACATTCTCTTTTGCTATTCCCTTAATTGAAAAGCTTCAGGGAGActcacaggaaagaagaagaGGCCGTCCACCAAAG GTACTAGTTCTTTGTCCTACAAGAGAGCTGGCAAACCAGGTTGCCAAAGATTTCAAGGACATCACAAGAAAGCTAACAGTAGCTTGTTTTTATGGAGGAACTCCGTATAATGGACAAA TTGATCTCATGAGAAGTGGCATTGACATTTTGGTTGGGACACCTGGTCGAATCAAAGACCATCTTCAGAATGGCAAGCTGGATCTTACCAAGGTGAAACATGTTGTACTTGATGAAGTTGACCAGATGCTGGACATGGGATTTGCTGAGCAAGTGGAAGACATTTTACGAGTTGCATACAAAAAGG aTTCTGAAGACAATCCCCAGACACTACTGTTTTCTGCAACTTGCCCACACTGGGTGTACGATGTGGCTAAGAAATACATGAAGTCTAGATATGAACAGATTGACCTTATTGGGAAAAGAACTCAAAAGGCTGCTACAACAGTAGAA CATTTGGCAATAGAGTGTCACTGGTCTCAGAGAGCTGCAGTTATTGGAGATGTCATTCAGGTCTACAGTGGTAGCCATGGGAGGACGATTGTGTTTTGTGAGACCAAAAAGGAGGCAAACGAACTGGCTTTAAATGCTTCAATCAAACAG GATTGCCAGTCATTGCATGGTGACATTCCGCAGAAGCAAAGAGAGATCACGCTGAAAGGTTTTAGAAATGGTACATTTAAAGTTCTGGTTGCAACCAACGTAGCTGCCCGTGGTTTAGATATCCCTGAAGTTGACCTGGTTGTACAAAGTTCACCACCAAAG GATGTGGAGTCCTATATCCATCGTTCTGGACGCACAGGTCGAGCTGGGCGGACTGGGATCTGTATCTGTTTTTATCAGCGAAAGGAAGAACATCAGCTAAGATATGTGGAACAAAAAGCG gGCATTACATTCAAGCGTGTTGGTGTTCCTACTGCAACAGATATAATAAAGGCTTCCAGCAAAGATGCCATCAG ATGTCTGGATTCTGTTCCTCATACTGCTATTGAGTATTTCAAAGAATCTGCTCGGTGGCTAATACAAGAAAAGGGACCAGTTAATGCCCTGGCTGCAGCTCTAGCCCATATTTCAGGTGCTACTTCCATTGAACAGCGTTCCCTGCTGAACTCAGATGCG GGATTTGTTACAATGATACTACGCTGCTCTGAAGAAATAAACAACATGAGCTATGCTTGGCGAAGACTGCGAGAACTGCTGGGTGATGATGTTGATAGAAAGGTGAACAGAATGTGTTTCCTCAAGGGAAAAAtg GGTGTGTGCTTTGATGTTCCTGCAGCAGACCAAAAGGAAATAGAG TCAAGATGGGAAGATTCAAAACAGTGGCGTTTGTGCGTGGCGACTGAATTACCAGAGTTAGTAGAAtcacagcgaggaggaggaggtggaggaaacGGCCGAAGCTTCTCCAGCTCCAGGAATGGGCGGCGTGGTAGCTCTGGTAGAAACAGATTCAGAGGCAGAGGCCAGAAACGAAGTTTTGACAGAGCATTTGATCGTTAA